The Iamia sp. SCSIO 61187 genomic sequence GACTGGTCCGAGCTCGAACGCTTCCAGCGAACCCGTGGCGTTCTCCGCCTGATGGCCAAGGTCATTCACACGCTCTTCATGCGCGAAGACTCGCGCCTGCTGATCATGCCGGGATCGATTCCGATCGACGAGGAGGAGGTCGCAAGCGAGCTCACTCGCTACCTCGACCCAGGCTGGACTCCCGTGATCGAGACCGACGTCGACGGGCCCAATTCCCTGCCCTTCAATCTCGACCGTGAGAACTCATCGAGCTTCGGCAAGCTGTCCGCCGCACGCCGAATCGCTCGAACCATCTACTTTGGCTCGGCGCCTTCCCAGCTGGCAGCCACCAAGGGACTCGACGATCGCCAGATCAAGCTCGGCTGCGTGCAACCGGGGGAGCGACCTCCCATCTTCGGTGATGCGCTTCGACGGCTGTCCGACCAAGCCATGTACCTCTACCGAGACGGTGCTCGGTACTGGTATGCCCTCAAGGCGACCGTCACCCGGTTGGCTCAGGATCGCGCGGCGTCGCACTTCGGGGCGGACGACGTCGACGAAGAGATCCGACGCCGTCTCGATGCCGCTCGGACATCAGTCGGTCAGTTCGGACGGGTCCACACGGCCCCCCGTTCGCCGGGCGACGTGCCTGACGAGGACACCGCCCGGTTGGTGATCCTCGGTCCAGAGCACACCTACGACCCCAAGACGGACGGCAGTAGTGCGGTGGGCTTCGCCGGGAAGGTGCTGGAAGACCGTGCAGGTGGCTCCCGGCGTTGTCGAAACATGTTGGTCTTCCTTGCCGCAGATCGGGCCGGCCTCGACGACCTGCGTCAGGCCGTCAAGCAGTGGCTGGCCTGGACCTCGATCGATCACGACCGCGACACCCTCGGTCTCGATGCATTCCAGATCCGCCAGGTCGACGCCAAGGTCAAGGAAACCGACGAGACGGTCAACCTTCGCCTCGCCGGCACCTACCACTGGGTCCTGAATCCAACCCAGGCCATCGACGACCCCACCGGACCTGTTCGCTGGGACATCGTGAAGGTCACCGGCTCGGACGCCCTCGCCGAACGCGTGTCGAAGAAGCTCGTCACCGAGGAGTCGCTCATCCCGGCCTACTCAGGAACTCGACTGCGTCTCGATGTCGACCGTGTGCCGCTGTGGCGTGGCGATCACGTCACGGTCAACCAGCTGTGGGACGACTATTGCCAGTACCTCTACCTGCCCAGGCTCACACGCCGCGAGGTGCTCGAGCGTGCGATCAGCGACGGCGCTGCCTCACTCTCGTGGACCACCGACACGTTCGCCTATGCCGAAACGCACGACGGGTCTCGATACGGCGGCCTGACGGCAGCAGCACAGGTCAGCGCCGTCGCTCCGTCCGGCATGATCGTCAAGCCCGAGTTCGCGCAGCAGCAGCTCGACGCCGAGCAGGGCGGCGGCAGGGGAATGCCGGTCACTGAGGCGGGTGGACCTGCTAACAGCAGAGGTGACAGTGAGTCATCGACCGCCGATGGCGACTCCCGTCCAGAGTTGCCGAGTCGCTACTACGGCCGGATCGCTCTCGACTCGATCCGATGGACACGCCAGGTCGCCGACATCGCGGAATCCATCGTGAATCAGCTGGCCAAGGCCCCGGACGCGAAGCTTCGCATCACCATCGAGGTAGAGGCCGAGTCTGAGATGGGGTTCGCTGAGGGCGCCCAGCGCACCGTGACCGAGAACGCTGCTGTGCTGAAATTCGATACCAGCGAGTTCGAGAGCTAGTAGGTCCAGGATGCCAATGACGGGGGAACAGATCCAGCAGCTTGGTGACCACGGAGCTCAGCGCGCCAAGCGCTGGCTTGAGTCGACATGCCGAGCCGAGGTGAAGTGGAACAACCCTACGAATGGCATCAAGAAGCTGCAGTTCATGAAGGCGGGCGCGCCACCTGGCTCGAATGCCCAGGGTGATCACTTCTCGTTTGACCTGGGAGGAAACTTCCTCGGGGGCGATGCGAATGGCCAGGTCTTCCTCGCGGAGAGCAAGAAGTACGCCGCACCCGCAGACCAGGGAACCGAGTACCGGAAGTTCCTCGCGAAGTGCTACCGGGTGGAGCAGGAGGCCGGGAACTTCTATGACCAGTACCTCTGGATTACCTGGTCACCCTTCCTTGTCAACTCGTGGGACCAGCTACTCACCTCAACGTACGTCCAGTCCTCGATCACTGGGGATGAAGCGTGCAAGTACATCGCTCTGGGTGAGACCGATTACAGCGCCGCGGTCGGCACCGCGGTCTCAGAGAAGTTGCTGATCGTCGTCCTCGCGGATGGCCAGGAGGTTGTCCTTTCGCTGCATGGTGACGAGCTTCTACACGTTCGTAAGGCACTGCTCGAGTTCAGGGGAACGGCGTGAGCCTCCAGTCAGAGATCCTCTCCGGCCTCGATGTCCCCAACTGGGACGAGAGCATCGCGACCGTGAAGCGGACAGTCGCGAACGCTCTGCAGGCGCTCGATCGTGGCATCGAGATCAAGGACACTCGCTACTTCAATCATTCGTTCGTCCCCGACTTCGTTCTCTCGTGGCCGCGTGACCCGGCGCGTCAACGGGATGTGTTCCTCCGGCTGGACAGCAGCACGGCGTTCCTCAATCGGGACCTCGACCTCCTCGGAAGACAAGCGCCGGTGCTGCTTTCGCTGACATCTGAGTGGGCCGACGAGTCCCCTGAACCTCCGGCGGCAGAACCAGCAACTTCAACTCTGGTCACGGAGCCCAGCGCCGTTGAGCGCTTCGGTGAGGCGTCAAAGTCCCCCGACTTCGGTCAGGTGGTGCCAGCCGCTCTCTTGAAGGGCGGCAAGGGGTGGATCGACGAACCAGTAGCCGGCACGGTCGCCTCTGCGGCAACTGCCTTCTTCTCCGGGGCCTCGAACCATGAGGCCGACACTGTCAACCAGGCGGCTCCACTTCTGGCCGAGCATCTCGACGCCGCACAGGCCGGACGGGTGCTCAACCTCGGCCGTGTCGTGTGGGAGGCAACGGGGGGTGAACCCACCCAGTACCCCGTCACCACCGACCTCTCCGGCCTCGACGACACGGCGCTTCGCTTTCTGCTCGAGGAAGGTCCGACTGACAATGCGGCGTTCTGGCGGTCGATCGGCCGGCTTGTTGGGCTCGAGCGACTTGTGAATGTCGGTGTCCGCGGTGGCCCGAACCTCGCGGCGCTCGTGCGATCGAACGCTGACCGGCTGCTTGCGCGGACGCTTCTCGTGAAGCAGACACAACGAACGCTCGAAGATGCCGGACCTGAGTGGGCTGTCGAGTCGGGCGCTCTCGTCCTTCGCGGTTCCGATTTCTTGGCCTACCTGGCGGCACGCCGGGACGACCTGACAGTGGCTGCTGACGAAGCACGCGCGCTGGACCTCGCGACCTTCCGTGACCGGACTGCAGACGAGCAGGTGGAGACCGTGACTGTGGTTGCGGGCGACGGGAAGCGGGTGACGATCGAATCGGAAGACATGTTCGATCCGTCGACCGACGCGGTCCTAGCCTCCGTCGGTGACCTGCCCGGAACGGCAGTCGCGTCGGTCGGGCTGATCGTGTCGGGGAAGCACGTGACTTGCGACTTCACCTCCAGGTCGGCATCCGGTCACACGAACGCTCAGTTCGACATCGTTTCGCTCATCGAACGTTCGCTTCCGATGCTGTGGCCGCTCACGGATGCGCGGGATGCCGCTGAGGTGCGCCTAGTCCGCGACACCGTTTCCCGAGTCGGTCGGACAGCAACCCTGTTCGACGCGCTGGAGCAGCAGGCTGTGACGGAGTCCTAGGAAGCGTGGTCCGATCGCGGCCGTCGACGCCGGGTCGCCGCGGGGGATCAACGACGCTCGGGCTTCTACACTGACATCTACACCGCGGGCTGGGATCCCCTGGTCCGCAGTGGTACGGACTGGCACGTCGAATGCCTCATAACCCGAAGGTCGCAGGTTCAAATCCTGCCCCCGCCACCAATCGAATGTGCTGGTCAGGCCCCACTTTTCGGAGTGGGGCCTGCTGCGTTTCGAGGAGTCGTCTACCGGGTGATCTACCGGCTCGGCGGCGCCCGGCGCTGTGACCTGCGCCTTTCGCTGGTGTGAGCCGGTAGACGTCTACCGGCTGTGGGCGGCGAGGAGGGCGGCGAACTGCCGGGCGGCGGCGGCGCTCATGCCGGGGAGCAGGTGTTGGTAGGTGTGGATGGTGAAGGCGACGTTGGCGTGGCCGAGCCGTTCGCTGACGACCTTGACCGGTACGCCGTCCATGATCAGCAGCGAGGCGTGGGTGTGGCGAAGGTCGTGGAACCTGATGCGGGTGAGGTCAGGCATTCCGCGCTGGAGGCGGTCGAAGAGCTGACTGAGGGACTCGGGGTTGAGGAACCGGCCAGCGGTGTTGAGGAACATCCAGTCGTCCGCGCCGTGCGGCAGGCCCTCGCGGGCGAGACGTCGCCGCCACCGAGCGAGGACGTCGATGGTGGCGTCGTCGAGGTCGATGCAACGTCTGCTGGTGCGGGTCTTGACCGGGAACTCGACGGGCCTACCGGCGATGCTCTGGAGGGTGCGGCTGATCGACAGGCGTTGGTTGGTCCGGTCGAGGTCGGACCACTTGAGCCCGGCGACTTCGCCGCGGCGCATGCCGGTGCAGGCGGTGAGGTGCAGTGCCGGGTGGAGGCGGTGTCGGCGAGCTGAACGCAGGAACGACGCCAGTTCTGCGGCGGTCCAGGACCGTGGGACGGTGCGGGTCGGGCGCTTGTGGCGGGCGTTGGTTGCGTGGGCGACGTTGCCGTCGATGAGCTGGCGGCGCATGGCCAGGTCGAGGGAGGACCGCACGATCACGTGGACCTCGTGCACCGTCTTGGGGGCGAGGCCGGTGCCGTGACGGCCGCCGCTGCTGGCGAGCTGGTCGTAGAGCCCGTCGAGGTGATCGGCGCGGAGGCGTCGGAGGGGGACGTCTCCGATCGAGGGGTTGATGTAGTTGTCGACCATCCACGTGTAGCGGTACGAGGTGGTCGCCCGGACGTGGCGGCGCTTGGTGGGCAGCCAGGTGTCGGTGAGGAACTCCCCGAGGTGGACCGGCCCACCTCGTAGCGGTGCGAAGCCGGCGGCGTCGCGTTCGATGCGGGCGGCCATCGCTTCGGCGTCGTGGCGGTCCCGGCCGGCGGGGTGCCATCGTCGCCGTTCTCTGCCGGTGAGCGGGTCGAGGCCGTCGTAGGCGACGACGTAGAAGCGGTCCTTGCGTTCGATGATGTAGGCCATCGTCGAAGGGTGGCCACTTCGGTGCCAACCCGACGAGCCAGAGGGATGCCCGGAGTGGAGGTCCGCGGCTGGCAGCCGCCGTCACGACACGATCCCGTCGAGCACGCCCACGCCCCACCCGCCGGATCTCTAACGTGCGGACTCCCGCTGCATCCAAGGGCCGTAGGTGCGGGGACTACCGGCCCTCGATGCCTAGTTCGGCGTTGGTGGCCGGGCGCATGACGCCGTCGTCGGCGATCACGATCTCGAGGCCCTTGTCGGCGAACCGGTCGAACAGGTCGGCTACCGATCCGGCGAGTGTGTCGGGGAGGGCGTAGTACTCGTCGAGGATCTGGCGGGCGATGGGGTCGTCGACGACCGAGGCGTCCCAGGTGATCTCGTTGTCGTGCTCGCGGATGTCGAAGTCGAAGAACGCGCAGCACGCCTTCTCGCGGGCGGCGAGGTCTCGGATCTCCGCGGCGAGGCCGTCGCGGAGACTGAACCGGAACCGGATGCCGTTCTCGGTCCGTTCGCGGCCGATCAGATCGTTGCCGAAGAGTCGGCGGTACTCGGCGAGTCGTTCCTCGGTTGTGTCGGGAGCGTCGGTCATGTCACAGACGATCGGGATGGGTTGGCTGGTCATGGTGGTTCCCTCGGGTCAGGTCGGCGTTGGTGCCGACCGGGTGACCGTAAGGTCTTGACTTAGGTCCAGAGTCAAGAGAATGTTCGGACCATGAAGATCGGACAGGTCGCAGCGTCGGCGGGTGTGAGCGTGGACACGGTGCGGTTCTACGAACGCCGCGGGGTCCTTCCCGCGCCGGAGCGGTTGCCGTCGGGGTATCGCACCTACACGCCAGCAACCGTCGAGCGGATACGACTGGCCCGCCGGCTACAGGCGCTCGGGCTCACCCTCGACGAGGTCGTCGACGCCTTGCACGCCACCGACCAGGGTGACGCCACGTGTGCATCGGAGCGGTGGCGACTCGAAGCGGTCCTCGAACGGATCGACGCCAAGATCGCCGAGCTGCGCGCCGTGCGGCGCGAGGTCACCAAGGTGATGGGCGCGTGCGATCGCGGCGCGTGCGTGTTCGCCGACGCCGAGATCGGTGCTTGACCTTCGACTCGGGTGCTGACCGTACGGTCCGGGCAACAGCCGCCAGCCCGGCGGCCAACCGCCACGGAGGCACCACACATGACCACCATCAACACGTCGCCCGACCAGACGAGCGAAGCCTGCGCCGTGGATCGCTCGTGCGCAGACTCGGGCTGTGGGTGCGCCACGCCCGCGGGATCCGAGCCGGCCGCGACGACATCCCGGAAGGGTCTCAAAGCCGGGTTGTTGGCCGCGGCATGCGTGATCGGATGCCTCGCCGGTCCGCTCGCGATCGGTGGCGTCGCCGCGATGTCCGGCGCCGTGGCCGGCGAGGCGTGGCTGCTGGTCGGCCTCGCAGTCGCGACGATCGTCGTCGGCTTCGGGGTGGTTCGTCGGCGCCGCACCGGCAGGATCTGCTGAGAATCTTCGCCGGGGACTTGACCTTCGAGTCGGGTCGAACCCTTACGGTGGTCGACATGGACGGCTATTCGATCTCCCAGGTCGCCGAACGCACCGGGTTCCCACCGACGACGCTGCGGTTCTACGAGCAGTCCGGCCTTGTGCGCCCCGCCCGCACCCCCGCCGGCTACCGCTCCTATGACGACACCCACATCGAGCTGCTGTCGTTCATCGGCCGGGCCAAGGGCTTCGGACTGTCGCTCGAAGAGATCACCGAGCTGCTCGGACTGCTCGGCGACGACGAGTGCGCACCGGTCCAGGGACGCCTCCGTGATCTGGTCGACACCAAGATCGCCGACGCCCAGGCAAAGATCGCCGAGCTCGAAGGGTTCACCGCTGAGCTCCGACGGGTCGCCGCGACACTCGGCACCCACACCCCGGCCGGACCGTGCGACGACTCGTGCGGCTGCACCACCGACGAACCCGTAGGAGTCGCTCGCCCCGTTGTGCTCGGCAGGCGAGACGATGACGGAGACGCCCCGGCGATCGCGTGCACGCTGTCGGCCAACGAGGTGGGCGACCGGCTCGCCCTTTGGGACGCGACTGTGGCCGACGCCACAGGACGCGAAGCGATCGATGGCGGTACCCGACTGAGCTTTGGGCGCGACGTCGACGTCGCTGGCATCGCAGCGCTCGTCGTAGCCGAGCAGGACTGCTGTCGGTTCTTCACCTTCACGCTCACCGTTGGAGTCGACAGCGTCCTTCTGGACGTTTGCGGGCCGGCCGATGCCCAGCCCGTAATCGACTCGCTGGTCGGGGCGGCGTCGTGAACGCCCGCCAAGCGTTCGGGCGAGGCGGGTTCGTTGCCGCTGCGTGCGTTGCTTGTTGTGCGCCGCCGATCATCGCCGCGCTCGGACTGACCGCCGGGCTTGCCGCCACTGCCGGCATCTTCCTCGGCCTCGCCGCGGCCATCGCCGTGGTGCTGATCGGCGGCGCGTGGATCCTCGCCCGGACTCGCCGACACGCGAGCACCGCCGAGTGCGAACCCTCCGATGCGCCAGTCCCGGTCGCAGCGCCGACCCGCGGCCGCGTGCCGTGAACAGCGGCATGCCTCCAGCGTCCCGGCACACGAGATCTTCCAGTTCCCATGCCCTGGTCGCCGAGAAGGCATCCCGCGGCACGTCGCCAGCACAGGACAACCTGTCGGGGTGAGCGTCGCCCGGGCCGTTGCCCTGTTCATCGTTGCCGCGGTCGCCGAGATCGGTGGCGCGTGGCTCATCTGGCAAGGCGTCCGTGAGCACCGTGGCGTGGCATGGATCGGCGCCGGGATCGCTGCGCTCGCCGCCTACGGGTTCGTCGCCACCCTCCAGGACGACAACAACTTCGGGCGCATCCTCGCCGCCTACGGAGGCATCTTCGTCGCCGGCTCCCTCGCTTGGGGTGTCGTCATGGACGGCTTCAAGCCCGACCGCTACGACTACGTCGGCGCCGCCGTCTGCCTCGTCGGCGTCGCCGTCATCATGTTCGCGCCGCGGGTAGCCGCCTGAGCGGCTGGTCCGTCCGAATCCGTCGCCAACCCGAAGGGCTGGGTGTCGTCGGCGTGCGGGCTCTCGACGTGGGTCCGTGATGGGTGCAGCCGTCGCTGTGATCGGGCATGCGGCCCGACAGTTGGCTGATGGCTGTCGAGCCCCACACCAAGCATCGGGTCGCTCCCGGAGCATGCGGGTGGTGCGGTGGAGGGTCAGGTCAGAGCATGGAGCCGAGGTCGCTGCCCATGGTGGGGTAGGCGGCGGTCATCGACTTGAGCTGTCGGGTGGTGAGCCCAAGCCTGATGGCGAGCGCGCAGATGTTGATCAGCTCGGCGTACTCGGGCCCGAGCATGTGGGCGCCGACGATGGTGTCGCTGGAGCGGTCGATCAGGATCTTGGCGGCCGCGGTGGTTTCGCCGATGCGGTAGTTGGAGTACCAGCCGCTGGTGTCGGTGTAGCGGACATCGAGGTCCATGCCGGACTCCAGGGCATCAGCCTCGAGTAGACCGACGCGTGCGAGTTCGGGGATGGTGAACACCGCGGTGGCGATGCCGGCGTAGTCGGGGGTGGTGGTGGTCGACTTGACCATGTTGGAGGCGGCGACCTTGGCCTCGAACACCGCCACGGGGGTGAGCCGGGCTCCGGGGGTGTCGGCGGCGTCCCCAGCGGCGTAGACGCGGGGGTTGGTGGTGCTCTGGAGGTGACCGGCGACCTGCACGCCGTCGGGGCCGTGGGCGGTGCTGGCGGCGTCGAGGTCGAGCCGGTCCAGGTCTGGTTGGCGGCCGGCGCCGTGGACGACGAGGTCGGTGCTGATCGTGCTGCGCCCGCCGCCGGTGTCGAGGGTGACCTCGAAGCCGTCGTCGGTTGGTTGGACCTCGATGATCTCGGTCTCCGGACGCACGTCGATACTGATTGATCTGCTTCGGTCCACCAGAAGGTCGACCAGGTCGGGGTCGAAGTGACGCAAGGGGCGGGGTCCGTGGTCGGCGATCACGGCGGTGGTGCCGGCGCGCGCTGCGATGTGGGCGAACTCGAAGGAGATGAACCCGCCGCCGACGAAGAGGACCCGGGGTGGCAGCTGTTCGAGGTAGAGGAAGCCGGTGGAGTCGAGGAGGTGCTCGGCGCCGGGGAAGTCGAGCGGTCGTGGGCGGGCGCCGGTGGCGATCAGGGCGTGACGGAACCGATAGCCGGCGCCGTCGATGTCGAGTCGGTCCACGCCGGTGAATCGGGCGGTGCCGTGGAGGGTGTCGACCCCTTGGTGGGTGAGGCTGGTTTCCACGTTGGCAGGCACGGGGTCGGTGAAGCCGTGCATGTGGGCGCTTAGTGCGGGCCAGTCGATCCGCAGCCCGGCCGGGTCGATGCCCTTGCCCGCGAAGAGCTGAGCCGCGTCGACGATCTCGGCGCCGCGGCGCAGGATCTTCTTCGGGTCGCATCCCCGCAGCGCGCACGTACCGCCGTAGGGGAGGTCGTCGACGATCCCGACCCGCCATCCCGCGCGGGCGCACTTCTCGGCCGCCGCACTGCCCGCCATCCCAGCGCCGATCACGATCAGGTCGTAGGGAGCCGCGGCGCTCACGTCGTGGCCGCCGGCTCGGTCCTCGAAGCGGACTCGAGGGTGCGGTGGACGTCTGCCAGGCAGCCCCTGGTCGACGGGTTGAGATGCTCGCAGGCGTAGTGCCCGTCGGTGACGGACGACGTCCTAGATGCTCTCATGCTGCGCTCGTCGATGTGGCAGTCGAAGAAGGCGCAGCACGCCTCCTAACGGACGGCGGGGCCCCGGATCTCCGCCGGTGGTCATGGTGGCCCGCGAGTCGACGCCGGACCATCCCCACGGCCGCGCTCCTCTGAGGAGTCATGAGGTGCGTCGGGCCCGTCTTCAACGACAGTGGCCCCATGTGGCGCGACCGATGTCGACAAGGTCGTCGAGCGGGTGGGGTTCGCCGGGTGGTGAACCAGCCGCCGAGTGCCACAGCTGGAGGTGGCCGCGGTTGCAGAAGAGATCGGCTCTGGAGCAGAACTCGTCGATGAGCTGGTTGCCGCAGGATTCGAGAGCGGGGAGCCATCCCCACGGTTCGGCGGCGGGGGCATGGCCGGCGATGAAGGTCACGACGATCGTTGCATGGCAGTACCCGCAGCGGGTGGCGGCGACGGCGTCGAGGCCGAGCGCGGCGGGGATGCCGACGGCGTCGAACGCGCACCAGGTGTGCCGATCATCGCCATCGATCGTGAGTGTGTGCTTCGTCGGACGAGTCGTGAGACCAGCGATCCCGTCGACACGGCCGTCGGTGACCGTGGCCGCTTGGCGGG encodes the following:
- a CDS encoding Swt1 family HEPN domain-containing protein, with the translated sequence MALTNHQRVGLGLQELAAGLRPYVERELRAKYGEDWLARGLGAGPGAGVSRDTNPDDPSVLLKLLWDNWRNVFELKLSRGDRNYVSESRDIRNRWAHNESFSTDDALRALDTVHRVLQAVSAGEQAIEVDRVRQDLQRLKFEEQARSTRRKAASKSPTEGTESSTGLPGWRQVAEPHDDVATGRYELAQFAADLHQVWRGDAADEYGDPQEFFRRTYITDGLRELLVTAVRRFNGVGGDPIIKLQTNFGGGKTHSLIALFHLASGRPATELPGVEQILTAAELGLPTDRVNRAVLVGQQLQPSSVSKKPGGIEVRTIWGELAWQLGGADGYELVADADKAGVSPGEALTDLFQMFSPCLVLIDEWVAYARQLYGVPGLPAGSFDAQFSFAQALTDAARSVPSALVVATIPASDIEVGGEGGRAALERLENVIGRMEATWRTASTEESFEIVRRRLFKDLSPDQARQRDAVIQAFMELYRSQSSEFPFEAKEADYERRMKAAYPIHPELFDRLFGDWSELERFQRTRGVLRLMAKVIHTLFMREDSRLLIMPGSIPIDEEEVASELTRYLDPGWTPVIETDVDGPNSLPFNLDRENSSSFGKLSAARRIARTIYFGSAPSQLAATKGLDDRQIKLGCVQPGERPPIFGDALRRLSDQAMYLYRDGARYWYALKATVTRLAQDRAASHFGADDVDEEIRRRLDAARTSVGQFGRVHTAPRSPGDVPDEDTARLVILGPEHTYDPKTDGSSAVGFAGKVLEDRAGGSRRCRNMLVFLAADRAGLDDLRQAVKQWLAWTSIDHDRDTLGLDAFQIRQVDAKVKETDETVNLRLAGTYHWVLNPTQAIDDPTGPVRWDIVKVTGSDALAERVSKKLVTEESLIPAYSGTRLRLDVDRVPLWRGDHVTVNQLWDDYCQYLYLPRLTRREVLERAISDGAASLSWTTDTFAYAETHDGSRYGGLTAAAQVSAVAPSGMIVKPEFAQQQLDAEQGGGRGMPVTEAGGPANSRGDSESSTADGDSRPELPSRYYGRIALDSIRWTRQVADIAESIVNQLAKAPDAKLRITIEVEAESEMGFAEGAQRTVTENAAVLKFDTSEFES
- a CDS encoding site-specific integrase; its protein translation is MAYIIERKDRFYVVAYDGLDPLTGRERRRWHPAGRDRHDAEAMAARIERDAAGFAPLRGGPVHLGEFLTDTWLPTKRRHVRATTSYRYTWMVDNYINPSIGDVPLRRLRADHLDGLYDQLASSGGRHGTGLAPKTVHEVHVIVRSSLDLAMRRQLIDGNVAHATNARHKRPTRTVPRSWTAAELASFLRSARRHRLHPALHLTACTGMRRGEVAGLKWSDLDRTNQRLSISRTLQSIAGRPVEFPVKTRTSRRCIDLDDATIDVLARWRRRLAREGLPHGADDWMFLNTAGRFLNPESLSQLFDRLQRGMPDLTRIRFHDLRHTHASLLIMDGVPVKVVSERLGHANVAFTIHTYQHLLPGMSAAAARQFAALLAAHSR
- a CDS encoding heavy metal-responsive transcriptional regulator gives rise to the protein MKIGQVAASAGVSVDTVRFYERRGVLPAPERLPSGYRTYTPATVERIRLARRLQALGLTLDEVVDALHATDQGDATCASERWRLEAVLERIDAKIAELRAVRREVTKVMGACDRGACVFADAEIGA
- a CDS encoding MerR family transcriptional regulator; its protein translation is MDGYSISQVAERTGFPPTTLRFYEQSGLVRPARTPAGYRSYDDTHIELLSFIGRAKGFGLSLEEITELLGLLGDDECAPVQGRLRDLVDTKIADAQAKIAELEGFTAELRRVAATLGTHTPAGPCDDSCGCTTDEPVGVARPVVLGRRDDDGDAPAIACTLSANEVGDRLALWDATVADATGREAIDGGTRLSFGRDVDVAGIAALVVAEQDCCRFFTFTLTVGVDSVLLDVCGPADAQPVIDSLVGAAS
- a CDS encoding YnfA family protein; this translates as MSVARAVALFIVAAVAEIGGAWLIWQGVREHRGVAWIGAGIAALAAYGFVATLQDDNNFGRILAAYGGIFVAGSLAWGVVMDGFKPDRYDYVGAAVCLVGVAVIMFAPRVAA
- a CDS encoding NAD(P)/FAD-dependent oxidoreductase; the encoded protein is MAGSAAAEKCARAGWRVGIVDDLPYGGTCALRGCDPKKILRRGAEIVDAAQLFAGKGIDPAGLRIDWPALSAHMHGFTDPVPANVETSLTHQGVDTLHGTARFTGVDRLDIDGAGYRFRHALIATGARPRPLDFPGAEHLLDSTGFLYLEQLPPRVLFVGGGFISFEFAHIAARAGTTAVIADHGPRPLRHFDPDLVDLLVDRSRSISIDVRPETEIIEVQPTDDGFEVTLDTGGGRSTISTDLVVHGAGRQPDLDRLDLDAASTAHGPDGVQVAGHLQSTTNPRVYAAGDAADTPGARLTPVAVFEAKVAASNMVKSTTTTPDYAGIATAVFTIPELARVGLLEADALESGMDLDVRYTDTSGWYSNYRIGETTAAAKILIDRSSDTIVGAHMLGPEYAELINICALAIRLGLTTRQLKSMTAAYPTMGSDLGSML
- the merB gene encoding organomercurial lyase — encoded protein: MTTAPDRTLPLDGHRDELAVQRAGLAAIRAGQRLTATELGSAAGLAPERVQVVIDSLLARQAATVTDGRVDGIAGLTTRPTKHTLTIDGDDRHTWCAFDAVGIPAALGLDAVAATRCGYCHATIVVTFIAGHAPAAEPWGWLPALESCGNQLIDEFCSRADLFCNRGHLQLWHSAAGSPPGEPHPLDDLVDIGRATWGHCR